The window CCCCACCACCATCCTCCAGTGTCCCCAATGCGCACCAACGTGTCCACACTGCCACGTCCCCCCAGTGTCCCACTGCATCCCCACTGTGTCCCCAGTATCCCCAATGCGTCCCCACCAcgtccccagtgtccccactgtgtccccagtgtccccaatGCGTCCCCACCAcgtccccagtgtccccaatGTGTCCACGCCAcgtccccagtgtccccaccACATCCCCAGTGTCCCCAATGCGTCCCCAACGTGTCCACACCAcgtccccagtgtccccatgcATCCCCCACTGTGTCCCCAGTATCCCCAATGCGTCCCCACCAcgtccccagtgtccccaccacgtccccagtgtccccaatGCGTCCCCAACGTGTCCACACcatgtccccagtgtccccactGCATCCCCACTGTGTCCCCAGTATCCCCAATGCGTCCCCACCAcgtccccagtgtccccccgCCAcgtccccagtgtccccaatGCGTCCCCAACACATCCCCAGTGTCCCCACTGTGTCCACGCcatgtccccagtgtccccactGCATCCCCACTGTGTCCCCAGTATCCCCAATGTGTCCCCAACACATCCCCAGTGTCCCCActgtgtccccagtgtccccaatGTGTCCACGCcatgtccccagtgtccccactGTGTCCACGCCACATCCCCACTGTGTCCCCAGTATCCCCAATGCGTCCCCAACACATCCCCAGTGTCCCCActgtgtccccagtgtccccaatGCGTCCCCAACGTGTCCACGCCATGTCCCCAGTTGTCCCCACTGCATCCCCACTGTGTCCCCAGTATCCCCAATGCGTCCCCAACACATCCCCAGGGTGCCCCCTGTTGTCCGCAACCGCTCCACCAGTGGCCCCCACCCCCGTGCGTCCCCAGTATCCCCACCCCATCCCTACCACATCCCCAGcgcccccccacctccccaccacaccCCCAGTCTCCCCAGTACCCCTCCCAATCCTACCAGTACCCCTCCCTCGCCTCCCAGTACCCCCCCCCATCGTTACCAGTACCCCGCCTACGCCTTCCTCCAGTTACCTCCCCCCCAATCCTACCAGTACCCCTGCCTCGCCTCCCAGTACCCCTCCCCTCGCCTCCCAGTACCCCCCCAATCCTACCAGTACCCCTCCCTCGCCTCCCGTAACACAAATGGCCGTACGTTCCACCTTACCAGCACCCCTCTacacctccctctgcctccGTACCCCCCTCCCTAATCTCCAGTACCCTTGCCCTTCcgcctccccttcccccctacccccccTACCTCCAGTACCCTCCCTTCGCATCCCAGTACCCCCCCAATTCCTCCCAGTTACCCCACCCCCCCGCACCTACCACAAGCGCCCTTGCAGCAGTGTGAACACGACCCAGGATGGGCCCGTTGGGGAAGCTTGCGACCGCATTGTCCCGGCCCGCCACCACCTCCACCAGCCCCAGGCCCCGCCCCCACCTGCCGAGAGAGGCGGGGCAACGCTTAGGCACGCCCCCCCCAATGCCCACAGATGGTGCTGCGCGTCCTCGGAGCCCCGCCCCTCCCAGcacgccccgccccccccgtTGGGTCCCTACCCGGCCCTTCCTTCCAAGCCCCGCCCCTCCCTTCCGAGGCCCGCCATTGGCCGCCGCAAgcaccccgcccccccccgccgcgtgGCGGTGTTTACCCGCGCGCCGTTCCCGCCGGCAGCGCCGAGCCCCGCTGCAATGCAAACCCTCCTTGCAATGCAACCCCCCCCGCTGCAATGCAAACCCTCCTTGCAATGCAACCCCCCCCGCTGCAATGCAAACCCTCCTTGCAATGCAACCCCCCCCGCTGCAATGCAAACCCCCCCCGTTGCAATGCAAACCCCCTGCTGCAATGCAAACCCCCTGCTGCAATGCAAACCCCCCCCGTTGCAATGCAAACCCCCTGCTGCAATGCAAACCCCCCCGCTGCGATGCAAACCCCGCCGTTGCAATGCAATTCCTTCCCGTTTCAATTCCTTCCCGTTGCAATGCAATTCCCTCCCGGGTTCCCTCTACCCCTCTCCAAGTTTTCCAATCCCTCCGGTACCGGGAAGCGAATACGCGGGTACAGGAAACGGCGGGTCCCAGGTCGCAAGCGGCTCGGTAGGAAGGGTCGCGGGCGTGCGCCCGCTCCACGTGCAGGGCGTACAGCGAGAGCGCCGCTCCCGCCAGGCACAGCGCCGCCCGCGCCGCCAtcgccgccccgcccctcccatT of the Aquila chrysaetos chrysaetos unplaced genomic scaffold, bAquChr1.4, whole genome shotgun sequence genome contains:
- the LOC115338558 gene encoding vitamin K epoxide reductase complex subunit 1-like; the encoded protein is MAARAALCLAGAALSLYALHVERAHARDPSYRAACDLGPAVSCTRVFASRWGRGLGLVEVVAGRDNAVASFPNGPILGRVHTAARALVVGAVPGRVTAAALLGTSVASAMASLWLAGVLAFGLWDFCLVCITTYVLNGFLLALNWRRWRRLRRLKTA